In Anolis carolinensis isolate JA03-04 chromosome 4, rAnoCar3.1.pri, whole genome shotgun sequence, the genomic window atgtttttttaaaaggctttcaTGAGATACCATATGTTGTGCTTCTATAGTAAAGGACATCAAGTAAATGCCATTGTTTGGACCCATTTCAGATGAATTCTTGTATCCTGTGTACATCTGTTCAGATATCCGGATATGCTAGTGTAGCCCCAGTTTTTCTGCTCTAGGAGCTTAAGCCACATCCAGTGAAAACAACTTCTACATGCTGAACTCTGCCCTTCTTCCCATACAAGAGTTATAAAACATCATAGGAGAAAACTAAATTAAAGTTTACTTCTACTTTCACTGCACTTTGTTCTGATTTTTACTGCCAAATTAACCCATTTCCTGTCATTTGCCTGTTGTGTAGGGCATAAAGAAAAACTTCCAGGATTCCTAAACCTTATCCTTTCCAATTGCAGCCAAACTAGAAGACTATGGTTTAATATTTGACTAGCAAATAAGGCCCATCCTTAGGCTGGCCCTGGACTTGAGTCCTCATTTATCATTTGAACACCAATGCTTTTAACCTAAGCTGAAATTGTGAGAATAAAggccttcttccttttttctgatcAGCCATTCTTCAAACATCTCCTACAACAAATCATATTGAAAACCTAAAGTGTGGTTTTAATTTGCCATTCATCCCAAATAGCATACGTAGAACAATCTCTCCTGTTAATCATAAATGCCTAACAGTGATGGTTACCATCAAGTCATTACACTGTTTGAGGGATTAAACAGAATATACACTCACCCTGtcattttccatttttcttgtGGATTAAACAACAAGCAACTTTTTTCAGAATCCACAGTGAATAAACCAGCTGCCTGTTgtccaaatttattttattttatttttaatcattaaaaaattaaacatatttGAAAGACCCCTCACCAATATTATTTATATCCGCTGTCTTGCCCTCTTGTATTTTATAACCTTGGCATTCCACCAGTTTGCTGTTTTCTGCCTCTGTGGTTTTACTACCAGCTGGAATAATGTGTTGCTGTTGTGTAATTGGATgatcattggactacaactctggaatgATATTGGAAGGATGGATaaatatttctgattattttattgttttttctggttatttatttttctgcattcatgtaatgataatgtaatgtaaCAAGATAGTTCCcttattacaaaaagaaaaagaaaaagaataagcgGCATGATCCCCTTTTCTTCTATAATTTCAACTCCTGAGCCAAATAGTAAAATTATCTAGATCAGGCTTTTCCTACCTTTTTATCCTGGAAATATCCTCGAAATAATTTTCAGATCACAGGAAACCCTGCATAAAAGATGTTATACCCACAGCTCACaaatgcttgcttgctttttaaaatgatattttgtGGAACTCCTAGCAACCAGAATTGAATAGTCCATTGGCCCATGTTGAATTAAGAAACACTTGGCATTTCTGTACTGGTCTCAAGAAGCCCAGCAAAAATATTATACCTATAGGTCAAAcaagtttaatttttaaaattacagactgattgataactggcagatacagggagaaaacgtggaggcagtggcagactttatattgttaggtgtgaagattactgcagacgcagactgcagccaggaaattagaagatattttcttcttgggaggagagcaatgaccaatctcgataaaatagtgaagagtaaagacatcacactggcaacaaaggtctgcatagttaaagcaatggtattccctgtagtaacctatggatgtgaaagctggaccataaagaaggctgagcgaaggaaaatagacacttttgaactgtggtgttggaggaaaatcctgagagtgccttggaccacaagaagatcaaaccagtccatactccaggaaataatgcctgactgctcactggagagaaggatattagaggcaaagatgaagcattttgaccacatcatgagaagacagaaaagcttggaaaagatcatgatgctggggaaatggaaggaaaagggaagagaggccgaccaagggcaagatggatggatggtatccttgaagtgactggcttgatgaTTTTTCCATCCTTGAAATTAAACAATCCTCAAAATGTTGCCTGATCTTTTACATGTGGGGAAAAGCAGTTCTTCCCCCTAGAACAGCCATTATTTCAGAGTCTTAGGGCTCTCAACTGGGAAACTGCTTactcttttaaaatcattttactgGGAATTAAATGTTGAATATTGACAAAATAAAATGGACAGGATAAACTTATCTTTAGGAACTATAACCATAGGCAAGAGGTAAGGGATTTATGGTGGGATTTCATCTCATTAAGGTATATGAAGGGTTAACATGTTTTGTGATTGGTCCCTTGACTGGCTTTAGTTGTGTGGATCAGTTTGCTATCTTGTTCTCCAAAAATAGCTGAAAACCAGAATGACCTTTCCATGCCGTCTCCTGAAGAATTGGATGAGATTCAAAAGCTCGTGTACCTTCTTCTAGTCtgttttgaaattattattaccAAGAAAGGTATACTTGCAGGACTGGATCAAAACTCAGTCACATTTTGAATATGCTTCATTGAAATCGCTGCTAAAATTGATTTCAGCAAATCTTTACTAAATATAGCTGTCCGGATTTAGCTCACTGGTTGATTTCAAGCTGGTCTCCTTCTCTTTCAAATGATGTGGTTGTCaaggaaaaatacagaaaaattagAACAATCTAATTTTGTGTCTTTCACTTGATAATATTTGACTCAAAGGATTTGGAAGGGGGCTTCCAAATTCTTTGAGTCAAATATTATCAAGTGGAAAATACAAAATCAAAagaggtgtgtttttttttaagtttcacTTTTGTTACAGCTCCCCAAACCCCCCAACCAGAAGTTGTCCAAAAATGCAACTTTTCCTATTTCTAAAAGAAACTGATACATAAAACAAGGCCTTAGGCACAGAAAGATTTCTAATGAAAGAAAACAACCGTGTCCAGACTGTTGGGTACAACTGTGAGTTGCCATGGGTAATATATACATTCTCAATcaaagagctctagtgcctcaccaaaccacacatCCTAAGGCTTCATAGGATTCTGGCATTAAAGTAGAATCTTAGTGCTATAATTGTTTAGTGTGAAAGATTTCCTGGATGGTAGTTATAATGTTTGTGACAAATTGACGGTACTCAAGCACTCACTCCTTATCCTAAGTACAGCATTTTAAATGTGTCCTTGATCATCATCAAGATTATTTAGAGAACAATTTTTAGGAGGAAAGAGCAGATAGATAGGGTGTTTCAATGATGAAGACTTATATTCACTTATCCTCTTCCTAGCAGGATGAAAGTTTAAATGAAGCTATTCTTTGGTCCACATCCCCACAGAGTTGTTTTTCAATTGGAGAAAAGAAAATGTTCCATTGTAAACACGGGGAGAAGTACAGTTAGACAAGCTCTCCTGTTTGGTGGGTAAAGATTTGAAGACTTGGGAAAAGTAATAGATTAAGCAAGTTTATTATCTCTTCATATTCAACACAAGAGGACAACCACATTTCTTTTGCCTGGTGAAGAATCTTTTGCGTCCTTGAAAATTCTGTCCAAACCACACAGATTTGTCAGTGCTACAAATCTTCTAACAAATTAaagcttaatccagataagatgGAGGTACTGCAGGTCTTGCATAGGATTGATCTGGGAATAAGGTTACAACTTGAGTTGGATGAAGGTTACACTCCCCCAGAAAtctcaggttcacagcttgggggtgatcctggactccgCCTTAAACCTGGAAGCCCAGGCAGCAGCGGTAATCAAAACTGCCTTTGCaccattaaaacttgtgcaccaactgcacccaCTTCTGGAGAAATCCAATCTAGCCATGGTGGTACACACACTGATTACATCCTgcttagactactgcaatgtgctccatGTGGGACTGCCCTTAAAAAGTGTCCAGAAACTCTAATTTGTTCAGAGAATTGTAGCCAGGTTGCTCATCGGAACTGGTTCCAAGGAGAATACCACCTTCCTATTCAAAcggctccactggcttccaatcTGTTTCCGGGCCAAATTTAAAGTGATgattttaacctataaagccctacacggtttCGACCCAGGCTACTGTGTCCTACCACTCAGACTGGGCAGACCTTCAGTAGTAAGACACCCATTTCTACACAATCTAGAGATAATCTCCAGTTAAAAAATTCCAGATACGGCATTTTCTTGGGGGTGGCATTGAAGCTCTGGAATGTGCTGCCGGAAGCTATTAGAGCAGCTTCCACCCTCTTTAGGAAAGAACTGAAAACATTCCTGTTTGAAATAGCTTTTAATAGAATAGTACAGAAGCCTAGTATTTTATTGTCTTATGGAAATTTTAGACTGCTTAAATTAATTTAATTGTCTACAAGGTAATATCCATGTAACTCCTTTGGGCTGTTTTAATCAATGGGTTTATGTTATATTGTATGTCTAATgttgctgtaagctgccttgggtccgttgggagaaaggtgagatagaaatccctgaaataaacaaacaaataaagtgATATTGTGTCTCCCTATTTGAGCAAAGATCACTGTTTATTACTTTGGCAGATGAAATCTGGTCCTTATCACAGGGCATGATACCAGGAATGCAGCACTGGATATTtaatttctggttttaattttttttcacaaaCACCAAAGGAATTTGTATAAATTTATTTCAAAAAgtagtacatttatttatttccagattcTTTATCATCACTATCCTCATGATATCATTTATATTATAGTCACTGATAACACTAATATAATATTAACTCCAAGACATATTTCGGGATATACTATCGATACATTTTGATTATGGACAACATTGTTTCTTTTGAGAAGAAAAGTATGTCTTTCTAGTGTTCAAATATTTCCACacagcatctacagtgtagagttAATGTAGTTTGGTAGCATTTTCCATGACTTAATGTGATAGAATCATTGGAACTGTCTTTTGCCCTCCCTGTCAAAGGGCCTcagcaaaatacaaatcccaggattctatagctctGAGCCACAGCAGTCAACGTGCTATCAaattgcagtaattctacagtgcagatgcacctataGCCTAAAAGGAGAAGAAGCAGAAAAAGTCATGAAAAGCATGAAACCCTAAACTAATACTGATTGCCATTTTAAATGCCTTGCTATCTCAGAAAAGGAGAAATAGAAAATTCTACAGATAAAGAACAGGATTGTGTGTTAAAGGCATTGGAATAGTCCATCTTGCTTTGATTCCCACTGCCTCATTctctcatacacatacacatgcaacAAAATGACATTACATgtatctatttattgtatttgtaaTACTATGGACTGGGTTACTGAAACAATCCAATTGACTTTGAATGTACAAGAATCCAGTCACAATGAACAGGCttacaatgaaaaaaaaacaggTGTTAGGCTATCAAATATGTGGAAAAGATACATCATGAATAAACAGGTGCAGGGCTATCAAACTGAGTAAATACAGTGTATAAAAGTTAAGCGTTATCAGACTTAGCAGTATAATGTTTTGATAAGCCCTTCCCTTCAGGCAATTTACTAGTATCATGCTCAGCCCACTGTTGTCTCTATTCACAGCTTTTGATCATTTCTGTAGTGCTTCAAAGGCATGCTTCAGCAAGTCAGCAAACATGACTCCATCTCACCACTTTCCAGATTTCTTAAACAAGAGTATTTGCCTCAACCCAAAGAGAAAGCAGAAATTGGAAAAGTATTTATTGGTTGACAACACCCATAGTCCCTTAATAAGTATTCTGGCTAGGTGAATTCTGAGAACTGTattccccaaaagtaactttgccaATTTCCgagagaaataaaatattacaaatataAGGGGAGCAGATGGATATCCATTAGAAGAGTATGCTAAATACCATGAAGGCAtgagatcccatctgattttggaagggaAATAGGGTCAAGCCTGGTTGAATGGGGgggaccaccaaggaataccatgtgctatatttcagaggaaaacagAATATTCCTTacccaagaaaaccctttgaaattaatggggtcagtAGATATCAACAAGTGACTTGGGAGGCCCATACAAACACAcagctggaaaagaaaaagaagcaatcaaCTCAAAGACCATTTGACACTTCCTCACATTCCTCATCAACCATAATGCTTAATTTCTTTTGACGCAAGTGCCGTTGGGCTTGGTTTGGCCAAAGAAACCTCAAGGCCCATCCAATGGTATGCCCAAAAGCCGTCAATCGCACCACAAGTTCCTCACTGGTCATCAGATACAGCAGAGGATTCAGGGCACTATTGAGGCTGGCCAAGCCTCGGGTGACTTGGTAGGAGACATAAATGTTCCTTAACGTCTGAGAGCAGGAGCCCTGGAGTTGCCACCTGCGGGACTGCAAGTTTAGGTTCCGAAAGATATGATAGgggaggaaacacacagagaaaagCACCAGGACCAGCACCACcaaagtgatgctcctacgcttGAGGATGGGGTCCACATTTTGGTTTTTCCGAAGGACCACCACCACATGACAATAGCATCCGGTGATGATAAGGAAAGGGATGGCAAATCCGGTCATGGTGATGGTCAGGATATATGGCAAGTACGTGTCTAGGTTCTCATGGTGCGTCGTGTCATGGCACCTTACACCAGCCCGGTCCATTTTGCTGAAGCTGAAGTCAGGAGCCAACTGGATgataacccaaacccaaaccaaGACACTGAGGGAAACAGAAGGACTGAGTGTCTGGCACCTGCCCAGCATCTTCAGCGGATGGACGATGCCCAAGTAACGGTGGACACTGATACAGGTCAGAAAGCCAATGCTGGCATAGAGGTTGAGGTGGAAAAGAAGCCTGGTGAGCCTGCACCAGCCTGGGCCAAAGACCCACACGCGGCCCTGGAGATAGTAGGACACCAGGAAGGGCAGGGTCACCACGTACAGCAAGTCGGCCACCCCTAAGTTGCCCACCAGCACCCCCAGGGCGTTCCAGCCACTCTTCCGCGAAGTGGCGCACAAGTTCCACAAGCCCACTCCATTCCCCAAAAGCCCCATCAGGGACACCACCAGGTAAAAAGCAGGCAGGAACCACTGGGTGAAGTCGGTGTTGACTGGACACAGGATCTCGATGTTCCTGGTGGGGGCCAGACTGGAGTTGAGGGCCAGGCCAACAGGAGCTCCTTCCTCCAGGTCCATGATCAGGCAGGGGAAAAGCAGACACCCCAGAAATCTAGGAAAGTGTTTCTTTCCTCAGCCTGGAAACCAAAGTGTGGAATGAGAACAACGTCCATGCCAGAAGGACATCTGGAGCTTCCAAATGAAGGTGTGGCAATGGAGGCATCATGTCGTGGGCAATGCCAGGAGACTCCTGACAGAAGGCACAACAGGTGCGGGAGTTTTTTCTTCCATGGTTCTTCCAAGGGAGCAAAACGAAGGAGGCTGGTGGGCAGGAGCGGCGCTGGAAGGATCCTGCTTCCCTGAGCTGGGTCCACCTCCCAACTCTCCAAAGTCTTCTCTGCCTGCCGGGCAAAACGATCGCCTTCCGACGTGTTTGCCAGATGCGGGTTGGGGCGCCTGCCTGGCTCTCCAGCTCTCAGGCTTCATGGGTTGGGAAGCAGCTCTCCCCCGGCGCACCGAGGTTTTCCCAAGCAACGCTGGGACTGGAGAAGACGACGACAAGTTGGGATGGGAGGGAGGGTGGGGGGAATGAGAGGGGGCGGCGATCCCGGAGGAATTGGGCGGGGCCTGGAagtgaaagtgggggggggggaggtgtgtcCGTGGGGCAAAACCGGGGAGATGATTTCCCGTCCCTTAGATTCCGTGCTGGTGCCACTATTTGCTTCTCTTTGCACCCCTCACATCCTGCACTGTGGCTCACCTGTGAGATATCACGTCCTTAGTAAAGTCTGGAATGGGAACTTTTTTGCAAGCCACGTCCCCAGAATCCGCCGCTTGTTGGCGGGATCGGAATAGGAAAAGGAACTGAGTTAAGTGGATTGCTGTCAGGACcattgccagaaaaaaaatgaaacttttgaaacttttttttagcgaatcatgaagagtaagtacagtagagtctcacttatccaacattcgcttatccaacgcatttttgtagtcaatgttttcaatacatcgtgatattttggtgctaaattagtaaatacggtaattactacgtagcattactgcctattgaactactttttctgtcaaatttgttgtataacatgatgttttggtgtttaatttgtaaaatcataacctaatttgatgtttaataggcttttccttaatccctccttattatccaacatattcgcttatccatagaatcatagaatcatagaatagtagagttggaagagaccacatgggccatccagtccaaccccctgctaagaagcaggatccaacgttctgccggcctgtttatgttggataagtgagactctacttgtagttccataacgcaaaataatttagatatCAGGCTCtgtcaataaacttcagtggactctcaagacagataaacttcattgGACAgtgatttggttaatcagttaaagtTCATTAGTAAACCagttttttgaagaaaaaaaactgaaaattttcgggggggggggggttgaacccctaacctcgCCCCCTGACTACAGCCTGATcagcactgaataaccttgcagcttcaaagcttggctgcttcccacctaagggaatcctttgttgggaggtgattagctggccctgatggtttcttgtcttcagactaccatgtcagactacacagagaagccattgaaatccacaagcgtctgaacaatttcaacagaaaggaggaaactattaaaatgagcaaaatctggctaccagtgtttaaaaaactttaaatcaGGGCGAagtaatcacctcccaacaaaggattcccccaggcagggagcagccaagctttgaagctgcaaggctattcaatgctaatcatggtgatcagttgcaatattcacacttgcctcaaacaggcaagagttctttcttccatcgtggacattccacagatatataaactccacttgtctagtttccaacaaacctctcaacctctgaggatgctgtcatagatgtgggtgaaatgtcaggagagaatgctcctggaacatggccctacagcctggaaaactcccagcaactcATTTTCCTGGTTTGTTCAGAAGGTGTTTGcaattgctttcctttgagaaaGTTACTTGACCAAATTCAtggagtggatttccatggccaagctggGATTCCACTTCTGACATCttaggccccttgtacactgccatataaaatccagattatctgctttggattatatggcagtctagattcAAATAATCCacctcaaagcagataacctggattatatggctgtgtagaa contains:
- the LOC100561762 gene encoding P2Y purinoceptor 1; this translates as MDLEEGAPVGLALNSSLAPTRNIEILCPVNTDFTQWFLPAFYLVVSLMGLLGNGVGLWNLCATSRKSGWNALGVLVGNLGVADLLYVVTLPFLVSYYLQGRVWVFGPGWCRLTRLLFHLNLYASIGFLTCISVHRYLGIVHPLKMLGRCQTLSPSVSLSVLVWVWVIIQLAPDFSFSKMDRAGVRCHDTTHHENLDTYLPYILTITMTGFAIPFLIITGCYCHVVVVLRKNQNVDPILKRRSITLVVLVLVLFSVCFLPYHIFRNLNLQSRRWQLQGSCSQTLRNIYVSYQVTRGLASLNSALNPLLYLMTSEELVVRLTAFGHTIGWALRFLWPNQAQRHLRQKKLSIMVDEECEEVSNGL